The following proteins are encoded in a genomic region of Emys orbicularis isolate rEmyOrb1 chromosome 19, rEmyOrb1.hap1, whole genome shotgun sequence:
- the ARHGAP9 gene encoding rho GTPase-activating protein 9 — protein MTVLGPGWAGLAARTRRPAALPLAKMLSGRWRLEGRSWRRAGSSPGSSSSVALRALYDYQYEAEDGRQVAIAEGERFLLLHKSNEDWWQVRRLSDPRRARPIFVPATYVAEVGPCVEGGPWLSATLLAAAGTGQHPSPGLQPRYRSLQDLSSPPARPAQPGHHSCHSLSLPAWDPNPQLGPAHPVSRSVSATGLAQSPGRDAPAPRCQQERCPEPVRQGVSPPGVPPPGATMEEPPIYCNLEEIKRVRGEPPNPSAPPLQVLDTWERHLDPSTSRSYFYNPETGDKSWKPPRRHREMSLVPVEALSPEPPAAADPGETLAQGGGSVRATRLGYTKSMILPESHVPKVSHRRNRSQHNFEDWVGTGPPSTSPSSPGDSPPRSSDLPHEVEKAGHLNKTKIAEGGRKLRKSWGVSWVVLAGNSLVFYKDLKGPAPTSWRPASSRPESSVDLRGAVLERARDMSSKKNVIHLRTVTGNEFLLQSDSEAEIQDWHQTIKGVIRRLDRENPLDEPGYVLRRAGSSELGDLSGDEEDEGLRPKDSWKSSGSLRSPDSTERKRVKSKLRRFIVKRPPLQSLQEKGLIRDQVFGCRLDALCQREKDMVPRFVRLCVEAVEKRGLDVDGIYRVSGNLAVIQKLRFAVDRERAVTSDGRYVFLEQPCQEERLSLADPEWDDVHVVTGALKLFFRELPEPLVPFALFDAFVAAVKLPAYGERVQHLAELVQSLPPPNYATLRYILAHLRKVMEHADANRMTRQNIGIVFGPTLLRPEKELASMAVDMVHQNQAVELLLSEFQRIFPAPGAK, from the exons ATGACGGTGCTgggccccggctgggctgggctggcggcGCGCACACGGCGGCCAGCCGCTCTCCCCCTCGCTAAGATGCTGTCCGGGCGGTGGCGGCTGGAAGGCCGGTCCTGGCGCCGGGCCGGCTCCTCGCCCGGCTCCTCCTCGTCCGTGGCGCTGCGAGCCCTCTACGACTACCAGTACGAGGCGGAGGACGGGCGCCAGGTGGCCATCGCAGAGGGCGAGCGCTTCCTGCTGCTGCACAAGTCCAACGAGGACTGGTGGCAGGTGCGGCGGCTCAGCGATCCCCGGAGGGCGCGGCCCATCTTCGTGCCGGCCACCTACGTGGCGGAGGTGGGCCCTTGCGTGGAGGGTGGCCCGTGGCTGAGCGCCACGCTGCTCGCAGCTGCTGGCACCGGGCAGCACCCGTCCCCGG GCCTGCAGCCGCGGTACCGATCCCTCCAGGACCTgtccagccccccagcccggcctgccCAGCCTGGCCACCACTCCTGCCACAGCCTGAGCCTGCCGGCCTgggaccccaacccccagctcggCCCGGCCCACCCCGTCAGCAGGAGCGTCAGCGCCACCGGCCTGGCCCAGAGCCCCGGCAGGGACGCGCCCGCCCCCAGATGCCAGCAGGAGCGGTGCCCGGAGCcggtgaggcagggggtcagcCCCCCTGGA GTTCCGCCCCCTGGAGCCACCATGGAGGAGCCCCCGATTTACTGCAACCTGGAGGAGATAAagagggtgaggggggagccccccaaccccagcgCCCCCCCACTGCAGGTGCTGGACACCTGGGAGCGCCACCTCGACCCCAGCACCAGCCGCAGCTACTTCTACAACCCGGAGACAGGCGACAAGTCTTGGAAACCTCCGCGGCGCCACCGGGAGATG agtTTGGTCCCCGTGGAGGCCCTGAGCCCCGAGCCCCCGGCAGCCGCTGACCCGGGGGAGACGCTggcgcagggtgggggcagcgtccGGGCCACCCGGCTCGGCTACACCAAATCCATGATCTTGCCGGAGTCCCACGTGCCCAAG GTGTCTCACCGCAGGAATCGCTCCCAGCACAACTTTGAGGACTGGGTGGGGACCGGTCCACCCtccacctccccctcctcccccggggactccccccctcgctcctccgacTTACCCCAT GAGGTGGAGAAGGCTGGGCACCTGAACAAAACCAAGATTGCAGAGGGTGGCCGGAAACTCAG GAAGAGCTGGGGCGTCTCCTGGGTGGTGCTGGCTGGGAACAGCCTCGTCTTCTACAAGGATCTCAAGGGCCCGGCCCCCACCAGCTgg AGACCCGCCAGCAGCAGGCCGGAGAGCAGCGTGGACCTGCGGGGCGCCGTGCTGGAGCGGGCGCGAGACATGTCCAGCAAGAAGAACGTCATTCAT CTGCGCACAGTGACTGGCAACGAGTTCCTGCTGCAGTCGGACAGCGAGGCCGAGATCCAGGACTGGCACCAGACTATCAAGGGCGTCATCCGTAGGCTG GACCGGGAGAACCCCCTGGACGAGCCGGGCTATGTGCTGCGCCGGGCGGGCAGCTCCGAGCTGGGGGACCTGAGCGGGGACGAGGAGGACGAGGGGCTGAGGCCGAAGGACAGCTGGAAATCCTCCG gCTCCCTCCGCAGCCCGGACAGCACCGAGAGGAAGCGGGTCAAGAGCAAACTCAGGCGCTTCATCGTCAAACGGCCCCCGCTGCAGAGCCTGCAGGAGAAGGGGCTCATCCGAG ACCAGGTCTTCGGCTGCCGGCTGGACGCCCTGTGCCAGCGGGAGAAGGACATGGTGCCCCGCTTCGTTCGGCTCTGCGTGGAGGCCGTGGAGAAGAGAG gcCTGGACGTGGACGGGATCTACCGGGTGAGCGGGAACCTGGCCGTGATCCAGAAGCTGCGCTTTGCCGTCGACCGGG AGCGGGCAGTGACCTCGGACGGGCGCTACGTCTTCCTGGAGCAGCCGTGCCAAG AGGAGCGGCTGAGCCTGGCTGACCCCGAGTGGGACGACGTCCATGTGGTGACCGGCGCCCTCAAGCTCTTCTTCCGCGAGCTGCCCGAGCCCCTGGTGCCCTTCGCCCTCTTCGACGCCTTCGTGGCTGCCGTCA AGCTGCCGGCCTACGGCGAGCGGGTGCAGCACCTGGCCGAGCTGGTCCAGAGCCTGCCCCCTCCCAACTACGCCACCCTGCGCTACATCCTGGCCCACCTCCGCAA GGTGATGGAGCACGCCGACGCTAACCGCATGACCCGGCAGAACATCGGCATCGTCTTCGGCCCCACGCTGCTGCGGCCGGAGAAGGAGCTGGCCAGCATGGCCGTGGACATGGTCCACCAGAACCAGGCCgtggagctgctgctctccgagTTCCAGCGCATCTTCCCGGCCCCCGGCGCCAAATGA